One window of Nymphaea colorata isolate Beijing-Zhang1983 chromosome 11, ASM883128v2, whole genome shotgun sequence genomic DNA carries:
- the LOC126410510 gene encoding uncharacterized protein LOC126410510 isoform X2 gives MEQGKFTLKKSRTLQGPTFYRGFFFCLFGLCLFSRRTRWSSRRFHPGFSIFIFAVDSLRTLPLRAGELTLRRQKVLLQRAADPGSFGQISRMGVLLLLEMLLRSGQGTSSTREKNVSRV, from the exons ATGGAGcagggtaaatttaccctgaaaaaaagtcggaccctccagggtccgactttttaccgtggattttttttttgcctgttCGGGCTTTGTCTGTTCTCACGCCGCACGCGATGGAGCAGCCGGCGATTCCACCCTGGcttctccattttcattttcgCAGTGGACAGCCTGCGAACTCTCCCTCTCCGCGCAGGGGAACTCACTCTCCGGCGACAAAAAGTTCTCCTACAACGTGCGGCTGATCCAG GAAGCTTCGGTCAGATTTCAAGGATGGGGGTTCTGTTACTGCTGGAAATGCTTCTGAGATCAG GACAAGGGACTAGTTCAACAAGGGAGAAGAATGTTTCAAGAGTATGA
- the LOC116263578 gene encoding uncharacterized protein LOC116263578: protein MKADPEVKMISAETPYLFSRACEMLVLDLTLRSWLHTEDCNRRTLQKGDIVTAVDHSADMDFLLDVLPKEPIDEELACDFYTRNDAAMYPLSVMNLPFIHEATSYGPNTCLQTIQGHVCEPESVTPFMAARPDLASDLLTYDPPKENGGLEEIVMTLMEAQPSIPCPSVYDPPKS from the exons ATGAAAGCAGATCCCGAAGTTAAG ATGATAAGTGCAGAGACACCTTATCTCTTTTCAAGAGCCTGTGAGATGCTGGTGCTGGACCTGACACTAAGATCGTGGCTGCATACGGAGGACTGCAACAGGAGAACCTTACAGAAGGGAGACATAGTCACAGCAGTAGACCATTCAGCTGACATGGATTTCTTGCTTGATGTGCTTCCCAAGGAGCCAATCGAT GAAGAATTAGCATGCGATTTCTACACCAGAAACGATGCCGCGATGTACCCGTTGTCAGTGATGAACTTGCCATTTATCCATGAAGCGACATCATATGGGCCAAATACTTGTCTTCAAACC ATTCAAGGTCATGTCTGTGAACCAGAAAGCGTCACTCCGTTCATGGCGGCACGTCCTGATCTTGCTTCCGATCTACTTACATATGATCCTCCAAAG GAAAATGGAGGTTTAGAGGAAATTGTTATGACGCTCATGGAAGCACAACCATCCATACCCTGCCCGTCAGTGTACGACCCTCCGAAAT CATGA
- the LOC126410510 gene encoding uncharacterized protein LOC126410510 isoform X1: MQSNAVKISSSKPMEQGKFTLKKSRTLQGPTFYRGFFFCLFGLCLFSRRTRWSSRRFHPGFSIFIFAVDSLRTLPLRAGELTLRRQKVLLQRAADPGSFGQISRMGVLLLLEMLLRSAAGKSLEVFMLTWKHTQLRPCSKYCPSSWVSNVIVLLINHVS, from the exons ATGCAATCAAACGCAGTAAAAATCTCCTCGTCGAAACCGATGGAGcagggtaaatttaccctgaaaaaaagtcggaccctccagggtccgactttttaccgtggattttttttttgcctgttCGGGCTTTGTCTGTTCTCACGCCGCACGCGATGGAGCAGCCGGCGATTCCACCCTGGcttctccattttcattttcgCAGTGGACAGCCTGCGAACTCTCCCTCTCCGCGCAGGGGAACTCACTCTCCGGCGACAAAAAGTTCTCCTACAACGTGCGGCTGATCCAG GAAGCTTCGGTCAGATTTCAAGGATGGGGGTTCTGTTACTGCTGGAAATGCTTCTGAGATCAG CTGCAGGCAAAAGCCTTGAGGTTTTCATGCTCACTTGGAAGCACACTCAGCTCAGACCTTGCAGCAAATATTGCCCTTCTAGCTGGGTCTCCAACGTAATTGTACTCTTAATTAATCATGTCAGCTAA
- the LOC126410510 gene encoding uncharacterized protein LOC126410510 isoform X3, protein MEQGKFTLKKSRTLQGPTFYRGFFFCLFGLCLFSRRTRWSSRRFHPGFSIFIFAVDSLRTLPLRAGELTLRRQKVLLQRAADPGSFGQISRMGVLLLLEMLLRSGEIVPLEDHM, encoded by the exons ATGGAGcagggtaaatttaccctgaaaaaaagtcggaccctccagggtccgactttttaccgtggattttttttttgcctgttCGGGCTTTGTCTGTTCTCACGCCGCACGCGATGGAGCAGCCGGCGATTCCACCCTGGcttctccattttcattttcgCAGTGGACAGCCTGCGAACTCTCCCTCTCCGCGCAGGGGAACTCACTCTCCGGCGACAAAAAGTTCTCCTACAACGTGCGGCTGATCCAG GAAGCTTCGGTCAGATTTCAAGGATGGGGGTTCTGTTACTGCTGGAAATGCTTCTGAGATCAG GGGAAATAGTACCTTTGGAGGATCATATGTAA